GGGGAATGGTCTTGTTACGcaacacacaaatgtccactgaagGGGACTTTGTAACTAAGTCCGTGCAATTTGTGCATGGGCTTTCATGCAAATATCAGTAGAGTCAACATGAATGTCGCCACCATCAGGAGGAGCAGGAAGAGAACCAGGCAGACCAGAAGAATGCGGTCAGGCGAGATGAATCAGGGGAAAAAGCCAACGTGAGTCGCCCCTTGCCTCAAAAGTGCTCTCTTCTGTGTTTATCTTTCAAGGGGGCTTTTCTCACTACTACTTCCTTCTTGTGGAACAAATATATGTATAGTGGAACCTCTGCTTCCCTCTACTATTTTCTTCAAACAACAATAATATGTTACTGGGTATTGACTTTTATTAAGGAAGTGTATTGATTATGCGGCTATATAAAACCTTTAGTGActgtacaggcaatgttttaaGTAATTGAGGCATCTgaaaaatcagtgtaaacataTGTCCACTATCGGAAAAAGAGAACTCAACTTTgtcatattgtactgagcagccaggacaaagGATCTGTGTACCACCTTACAAAAAAGTCACTTCCCTAGCCCTCATATTTTTACTTTGGCTTATCATTACTTGTGTTGGCATTTGTAGTATGAGTCAAAGAAAAGGCCAAGCACACACAAGCCAAGGTAAGCCATTGAAACATGCCGACATCTCGCTTTTTGAGATGCACAACAACTTTCTAAGTCCTCGTTTGTTTCAACCAGTTTATGGTTTTGAGATGTTCCActgtaaatgtattgttttattgtttattgtctTAATAGCCATGTTTCTCTTTAGGAGGCAGCCTCTCTCATCTCTCAGCGAGCTATGAACCCCAGAGAGATGTTCAAGCAGAGAGAGAGGGGAATAACTCCCGACGAGTCAAATGTGCCCTCTGGTGCCCCCGCGAGCGCCCAACCAGGTATCCTCACCGTATACGCCGCCGTTGCTTTAAATGTCAGTCACTCCTTCTTTTCCACTCTCTAGTAGTGGAGGCTTCTACCTGTGTTCTTTTGTAGAGCTCTTACCTGTCCATGATTACGTGTCTGTCTCCATCATGtctccttcttttttttctcctgcacTTGTGCATGATTGGGATGTCCCCACTCAGGGCGTCTGCAAAGCCCTTTTCTTTCTAAGCCAACGTACCAACCTGAGCAGGCCAGCTCTCCTCAGCGCCAAGCTTCCCCTGTGCCGGCAGGCTCCGCGTCCCCTGTCCATGCTGCAGGTGtgagcttacacacacacacacacacacacacacacacacacacacacacacacacacaccatactcaAGCTCCTTGCTTTTTAGTTGCTTTTTATTTCTGTCATTGCTCATGTCATCGTTGTACAATCAACTTCCCATTGTGCGTTTCAATCAATCTGGACATTTTTGTTGGCCATCAATGCCCTCATGTCTGTTACTGGTGGTGGGTTCCATCCTGTGTGAGCTTCTGAGTGTCCATgcatgtctgtgcttgtgtttttggggGATAAGAACCAGATGTGGATGATGGACAGTCCAGGTGTGAGTATGACGCGCAGGAGGCGGCCCCTGAGTTTGAAGCGCAGGAGGCGGCCCCTGAGTTTGAAGCGCAGGAGGCGGCTCCTAAATATGAAGCGCAGGGGGCGGCCCCTGAGTATGAAGTGCAGGAGGCGGCCCCTGAGGAGCACTTGAAAGGTGGGGCACCAGCTGTAGTCTTCACCACTAAACCGTGCCTCTCATTGGCTTTATAAACATTTGTCAATCGCACTTCCTCTCATGAGCCTCTCTGGCAGTTGTTAGGatctgctgccatcttgtggtagACAcacataacaaaaaatatttgcttACCTTTTTGAACAGAGGAGATGCCAGCTGCCACTGTCTGTGCCGAGGACCCTGTATATGAAGAGCCTGCTCAGGTCTTTATATATTTTCAGCAAAAAAAGTGTATTATGAAGGCCATGACCTCATTCAGTTATCCTGTAGGTTGAAGAGAAGAACTCCGAGGTGACTGCTAACGAGTCGACCGAGAAAAGCATCTCTGCTCGGGCCTTGTACGACTACCAGGCTGGTAGGCTGCAATTCTCATTTCATTTTGCCCATCTTGGGACAAATGCTGCCTTTGCtgtatttcttttttaattgcataaaaaacatttagaattttgttttttatttatttttatttttttactttttttgctcaGATCGcttattttcggactataagtcacagtttttttcatagtttggccgggctccagtgcgacttgtttgtttttttccttttttattacgcattttcggcaggtgcgacttatacgtcgaaaaatacggtaatttgagcgaggatgaaaaatttgtggatgaggaaagtgagagtgaaggactagagggcagtgggagcgattcagatagggaagatgctgtgagaggcgggtgggacctgatattcagctgggaatgactaaaacagtaaataaacacaagacatatatatactctattagccacaacacaaccaggcctatatttaatatgccagaaATTAATCGCGCATaagaaacacctcccccctcccgtccatataacccgccaatacaactcaaacacctgcacaacacactcaatcccacagcctaaagtaccgttcccctccccaaagttcatacagcacatatatttccccaaagttacgtacgtgacatgcatatagcggcatgcacgtacgggcaagcgatcaaatgtttggaagccgcagctgcatgcgtactcacggtaccgcgtctgcgcatccaactcaaagtcctcctggtaagagtctctgttgtcccagttctccacaggccaatggtaaagcttggctGTCatatttcgggaatgtaaacaatgaaacaccggctgtgtttgtgttgctgcagccaccggccgcaatacactgcttcccacctacagctttcttctttgctgtctccattgttcattgaacaaattgcaaaagattcaccaacacagatgtccagaatattgtggaattttgcaatgaaaacagacgacttaatagctggccaccatgctgtcccaaaatgtcctctacaatccgtgacgtcacgtgccagcgtcatcataccgagacgttttcagcaggatattccgcgcggaatttaaaattgcactttagtaagctaacccggccgtattggcatgtgttgcaatgttaagatttggtcggtagtagtggttttcagtaggcctttaagagagtTCACTCGGGGCATCGGGTTTAGCACCCGGCAGCGTTTGTTCCCGAAGCGAAAATACAATTAAATGGAGTGAGCCCTCCTGTCATCTGCTATCTTTGTCAAGAGGAGGTGGAGTTGCAATCATATACACACTCCATGTCCAAGTCAGTCTTGATATTTAGTCAACATTGGTCAGACgtaggccctgtgatgaggtggcgacttgttcagggtgtacaccgccttccgcctgtgtgcagctgggataggctccagcacccccgcgaccccataatggacaagcagtagaaaatagatggatggatggatggtcagatGTAGTGTTTATTTGTAGCAGTCAGTCATGTTTTACCGGTGTGGCGCCACAGTGAGGTAAATAACAGGAATGTTCTCATGATGTCGATTGGGGAGTTGTTCTCAACATCCACTAATTACACATTTTCCTACTTTTTTGTCCTTTGCCAATCACACCAATGTTGTTTggctttaaagataatgaaaaactcattttaaagaaagaaagaaaacactgaaaagtcttaatttttttattccCCAGCCGACGACACTGAGATTTCCTTCGATCCCGATGATATCATCACAGGCATCGAGATGATAGACGAGGGATGGTGGAGAGGTTACGGCCCCGACGGCCATTTTGGAATGTTCCCAGCCAACTATGTGGAGCTGGTGTGAGCCTGCACACGTCTCGAGATCACACAGGGAACTTCCCGCATGACGGACCAACGAATGGACAGCAAACTTGGGCCAGAACATTTCAAATTGATGATCATTTCAAGCCAGCTCCATGTACGTGTTTTAAAAAAGGTAAACCACCCCTTATCACTTTACCTCTAAATGTGACTAGAGCCTTTTTTTTGATACCTGAAACAATTGTCAGCATAAACTGTTCTTCCGGTCCTCATCCCATTCAAAGTGACTTATCAGTCAGGTATTATTTTATTCTTGTCGTAGCAACATCAGCATCTCCTGTGTGATCCAGGAAAACATATTCAAAGATGGCGGTACTAATTGAACTTAATCCTATATATTTTGTttattgttgacttttttttttcacatgacCAAATGTCCCTTTGATGTGACTGACCTTAGATCATGTATGCATTTCAAACTGTTTCAGACTGGTTGAAgtgaatatttaaagaaaaaaaaaaaagacattttatgCTCTCCTTTGGGTGGTTGACTGTTTTGATGTGAGGTGGTGCTGACTGAATACCCAATTACCTTGGTATGCGCGTGTCCTTTCCTTTCAATCATCTTTTCTAATACGAGCTATGAGACGAAAATGTTTAAATCAGGATGTTTTTTCATGCACTTAAGCCTAAATTATTCATCCAAATTTTGAGTTAAAGTGAATTGTATTTGTTTGATATCTTGCTTTTTTTAAAACCACATTCTCAATACAGACCTAATCAATGTCCTGGAGAAATGTAATAATGTTTTAGTATATGCTAGAAGTTACCTGGATCATTTTagaatacattttcaaaatggaaaaagtgtttttttccttatttcaACTTCGTACATCTAAAAGATACATGTtcatataatgaaaaaaaatcactttaacCCTAAATTTGCACTGCATGAATCATTTTAGGCTTATCTGTAGATGTTTCGTTGCTGTAATGAGGCCAGTTCTGACTagggggaacaaaaaaaaaaaaagccttctgtGACATTTTAGAAGATCACAAAATGTATTTGATTTTGGAACAACATTGTAGCGTATGAAAGTATGATTAGCAATCTGTTGACCAAAAGAAACCAAATTTGGACTATAGCATTGTTTATCATGAAAAGAGTCTATTGTGATGCATCCTttgtaataaaacaaataaatacactttGTGGTCATATCTTTTCACATTTAGATTACCACAAAAATAAAAGGGATTTTCAGAAGTTTAACAGGAACCCAGCTGTTTAGATAAAACCTCTTCAATCAGCTTCCTGGAATGAGATACGACCCGGGGACTTTACACAGCAGTGAATTGGTTTCATTTCACTTGAAAAACACTCGTTACGTCTACTACCTGCTTTGAAGTACTTGAATACGACATAACGAGCGTGTGCCTGTTTCCATGTCATGGTGTTTTCCACACATCCTCATGTTGATGGACTGGCAGTATATGTGTATGAGAACGCTGCACATTTCCAACACTTACTCTACAACATAAACTTTCAACCTATTTCTTGCAAATGAATCTCACACCACATGCACCCGCGTGGTGCTCAAGTGCCCTGCATGAGAAATGTGCCCTTTCTGCTGGTGcccatttttttcccattcatTAAATCCGTggttccacctcagaaaacaccacCACAATGTCCaacattaaattacatttaagtatttttattcaaacaaggcagatgttttatttacaagtatatttaatagtttGGCCATTGAAAcaatacacagtttgaacagtaacactgtgtttgaatataggaaaataaaacactgtactttaatcaagggaTTATTCGGTGTACCACAGTTTAACAATCACTGCATTAAAGTATTAACGCTtctatagcgagtctactgacgtaAGTTAGAACCATACGCGACttagtattagaaatggcaacaccggaggatgcatgtgcatgtatgagctagtctgccccacaagaggatagagaaaaaatgtgttcaTTGACTACAACCtcagactacaatggcgaacTCGCGCAAAACTCTTCTGGTTAACTTCTACCAAATATGGAGATATCCAATGTTGTCACAAAtttggcaaattccaaacggctcgttgggaggaagtatgaaggaaagccagattgttttataaatatctctgtcaTGCTTCCATTTCATTTCAAATTTGCAGGTCTTCTGCAGAGTCCAaagacacaacagcaggtaccaataggtaagaaaagttggttttgtataataggtCCTCTTTAAGAAAAACTGTTTGCTTTCTTGGTTCCACTTGGGTAACTCAGTGATGggtaagctacttggaaaatgtagtaagctcagctacaagttactctccattaaatgtagctaagctaaagGGGAAGCTATACGGAAAAAGCTGCATTTAACCGCATTTTTATCTACGGCCCcaaatgtataatatcaatgttaatgtaacagagtgtacaaatggacccaataagggtccGTTACTATTAAATATctatcatttagctggggacaccctacaactacctctaggggccCCCACACCtcattgtttgtatttatttagtttgccttttctttggcccacctctATAATGGTATTTATTTTCTCTGCCTACTGTATTagaaacagcatctatctatatcttgacaaaaaaacaatgtttggGAACATGGCTATGTGCAGTAAAACCttccatgaactcaactcaccttaatgtgtcttCTCTTTAATGTGTTGGACGCCTTAGATAAAGAGAGCAGTTATGGTTTTTttaaactaaggttttgggaTTGTTTGCTCTCAACGCATACATTTgtgtaaatatggccaaggacacgcatcATTGTATGTTTCCTGGATGTCGTCTTCATCACTGAAGGAAAATCTAATCTCCATTTTCATGAAACGTACATACAGGGCcgaatcaggcccgcaaacaggttatttttcggcccgcgtgatgagtttgcaagtataaaaatgagctgcttttttttttttaacgaaagaaactgctgatctaaatgtgtc
The Nerophis lumbriciformis linkage group LG12, RoL_Nlum_v2.1, whole genome shotgun sequence DNA segment above includes these coding regions:
- the dbnlb gene encoding drebrin-like b isoform X1, translating into MTVNLSKNGTALTAAYKEVVNEKSDTNWVLFTYEGNSNDIRLADKGDGGLEELVEELNSGKIMYAFCRVQDPNSGLPKYVLINWTGEGVNDSRKGLCANHVSSMANFLKGAHVTVNARAEEDVEPEVIMQKVAKASGANYSFHKEASSRFQDSGPQGPVGSVYQKTNAMSEIRKTNKDTFWAQAEKEEERRRLEERRKAEEERQHLEKERKDREVKETVQRDKRDKERAVQIEQQKKYQQKQEAESREQQKQRREEQEENQADQKNAVRRDESGEKANEAASLISQRAMNPREMFKQRERGITPDESNVPSGAPASAQPGRLQSPFLSKPTYQPEQASSPQRQASPVPAGSASPVHAAEPDVDDGQSRCEYDAQEAAPEFEAQEAAPEFEAQEAAPKYEAQGAAPEYEVQEAAPEEHLKEEMPAATVCAEDPVYEEPAQVEEKNSEVTANESTEKSISARALYDYQAADDTEISFDPDDIITGIEMIDEGWWRGYGPDGHFGMFPANYVELV